In the genome of Pseudomonas putida, one region contains:
- a CDS encoding type II secretion system F family protein: MAWLICAACLFAGFVLLSLQALRQVRARQMVARRLQGQLAREERLGDWLHWLGNSALGRRLQTLDSETHTLLERVGWRRSRHRALFAALQLGLPVLAAVLTLVLQQGGLGHGLVLPLCALGIGYLLPKRLLAMAALRRQQRIAQEVSLVIPLLRILFESGLAVEQALRVLSHESRTLVPLVSEELRLVLQRVDSGLALGPELEKTARLLAVDEFIDTCVILRQLLVQGSGAMKSLQGLKTLLDDRRLTRMQERVSKMSAKMSAVMMMFLFPALIIVLAGPGFTALTRALAF; this comes from the coding sequence ATGGCCTGGCTGATCTGTGCCGCGTGCCTGTTCGCAGGCTTCGTTCTGTTGAGCCTGCAGGCGCTGCGTCAGGTCCGCGCCCGGCAGATGGTCGCCCGGCGCCTGCAAGGCCAACTGGCACGTGAGGAACGGCTGGGGGACTGGCTGCATTGGCTGGGGAACTCGGCGCTGGGCCGGCGCCTGCAGACCCTGGACAGCGAAACCCACACCCTGCTGGAGCGGGTGGGTTGGCGTCGTAGCCGTCACAGGGCCTTGTTCGCGGCCCTGCAACTGGGGCTGCCGGTGTTGGCGGCGGTCCTGACGCTGGTGCTTCAGCAGGGCGGCCTCGGTCATGGACTGGTGCTGCCCCTGTGTGCTCTGGGCATCGGGTATCTGCTGCCCAAGCGCCTGTTGGCGATGGCGGCGCTGCGCCGCCAGCAACGCATCGCCCAGGAGGTGAGCCTGGTGATCCCTTTGCTGCGCATCTTGTTCGAGAGCGGCCTGGCGGTCGAACAGGCCTTGCGCGTGCTGAGCCATGAGAGCCGCACGCTGGTACCGCTCGTCAGCGAAGAGCTGCGGCTGGTTTTGCAACGCGTGGACTCAGGCCTCGCGCTGGGGCCGGAGCTGGAAAAGACTGCACGCCTGCTGGCGGTGGACGAGTTCATCGACACCTGCGTGATCCTGCGCCAGTTGCTGGTGCAGGGCAGCGGTGCGATGAAGTCGCTGCAGGGGCTCAAGACCTTGCTCGATGATCGGCGCCTCACACGTATGCAGGAGCGGGTCTCGAAGATGTCGGCAAAGATGTCGGCGGTGATGATGATGTTCTTGTTCCCGGCCTTGATCATTGTCCTGGCCGGACCGGGTTTCACCGCACTGACGCGGGCCCTGGCGTTCTGA
- a CDS encoding type II secretion system F family protein yields the protein MMGPLLLALAPLLLGAALLLLRRSQNKRREERILLRLGRAYQSVRTSTARRDWLDPLLQRAGLVQGEVSLRPWLLGWLALVALALLLAGWIVALLVLTTLPLLAYLYLGWRCRRRLAQIVEQLPGLLDYSVRSLKAGRTLSDAVLGGIEGTREPLRSAMGRVQRNVRMGVPLEEAVHELAELYEQDELRLFALGLRINQHYGGNASELMENLIKLIREREQGARQLRAMTGETRITALILGALPLTMVGYFLLGNPGYLMAMWRDSQGQMMLLFAFALQAVGCLMLWRMMRSL from the coding sequence GTGATGGGCCCGCTGCTGCTGGCACTGGCGCCTTTGCTGCTGGGGGCGGCATTGCTGCTGCTTCGTCGCAGCCAGAACAAGCGCCGCGAGGAGCGCATCCTGCTGCGGCTTGGGCGTGCCTACCAAAGCGTGCGCACCAGCACCGCCAGGCGCGACTGGCTCGATCCGCTGCTGCAGCGGGCGGGGCTGGTCCAGGGTGAGGTCAGCCTGCGCCCTTGGCTGTTGGGCTGGCTGGCGTTGGTCGCGCTGGCCCTGTTGCTGGCGGGCTGGATCGTGGCCCTGTTGGTGCTGACAACGCTGCCACTGTTGGCCTACCTCTACTTGGGCTGGCGCTGCCGCCGCCGCTTGGCGCAGATCGTCGAGCAACTGCCAGGGCTGCTGGACTACAGCGTGCGCAGCCTCAAGGCCGGCCGCACGCTGAGTGATGCGGTGCTGGGCGGAATCGAGGGCACGCGCGAGCCGTTGCGTTCGGCCATGGGCCGTGTGCAGCGCAATGTGCGTATGGGTGTGCCGTTGGAGGAGGCCGTGCATGAGCTGGCGGAACTGTACGAGCAGGACGAACTGCGTCTGTTCGCCTTGGGGCTGCGCATCAACCAGCACTATGGCGGCAACGCCAGCGAGCTGATGGAGAACCTGATCAAGCTGATCCGCGAGCGTGAGCAGGGCGCTCGCCAGCTCAGGGCCATGACCGGCGAGACGCGGATCACCGCCTTGATCCTCGGCGCATTGCCGCTGACCATGGTCGGCTACTTTTTGCTGGGCAACCCCGGCTACCTGATGGCCATGTGGCGGGACAGCCAGGGCCAGATGATGTTGCTGTTCGCCTTCGCCCTGCAGGCGGTGGGGTGCCTGATGCTCTGGCGCATGATGAGGAGCCTTTGA